From a region of the Agrobacterium tumefaciens genome:
- a CDS encoding sel1 repeat family protein: MKNRHLLSLALLAGTALFSVVPASAAEPEAPGKLIEIATALSQRSDGQGMLDYARLLRAGVPVDPQNPLLVSDFGKARTVLEAALTIPGPHQSEAKLTLAKMLLAGEGGSFDINRALSLLEQSGRSGVAEAAYIAGRTMVERQMNAPEAKARLQMALRLGYGAAAFELAGLAGTPETEAQSMARFGIGLLERRAASGDARAAYDLATYYRETASSDAALRAALDWYQKAAELGHKRSIFWIARLQMDSVGSLFNPAEAARYLDQAAETGDVEAAQELVKDFTESGDINIDQTTFDKWMRRLAGIKDAKAVLYFSVQLQNTLENRQKLSDDLFSQVMGGETRDVDTLMRIGTMFRDGDGVIADARKALDVFGLTVGRQSKDGTVQFAQLLLEKPELRTDERLTTARNGLAATAAAGSINAIVLRGDFSLHGVGQAVDVDDAMAWYSKALAVRPSVRVLNRLADAALLSPNAEQKALSLGWLEKADALGSDAAMLKLGKLYAEGQIVPVDVSKATELLERAATKGRTDGLIELANLHMRIGGPDAFEKAYAIFQRAVDKGNVEASVEMARFLKTNGRLAEAIPLLETAARAGNFSAAIDLHDVLSVQDGESAKAKEFLELAANIPDLPPADRLLLAAALLKSPDPLLNLRGVNLAKEMAGAGYPGAASMLASTYLDGEKSERNIDEARRVLETGIAYGDIEATIMMADLLLDGVHTPADPQRALGYYDRVLALQPKNPSINLKLARMFAEGMGVKIDKTRAAAYLQTASDAGSRSAQRELGLAYLWGAGVPQDRELARANLQASADAGFDRAWHDLAALESSGFAAPIDPEAAFAFNYKGAKRGDAAAMIDVGLSLLSGFGVPHDGEAGIAWLEKAAATRTEEGPLAMYRLYEAYKSGQGVDRDAEKANEWLARAAAANDPSAMFQTALTLRADNSPALQAEGLIWLKRAQALKHNQANKILVKMAAADPHFEVPKMEVVDENDEP; encoded by the coding sequence ATGAAGAACCGCCACCTTCTTAGCCTCGCCCTTTTGGCCGGAACGGCTCTGTTCTCTGTTGTCCCAGCATCGGCTGCGGAACCGGAAGCGCCGGGAAAACTCATTGAGATTGCCACCGCGCTGTCGCAGCGCAGCGATGGTCAGGGAATGCTGGATTATGCGCGCCTGCTCAGGGCCGGTGTGCCTGTTGATCCGCAGAACCCCCTGCTCGTTTCGGATTTTGGTAAAGCCCGGACGGTGCTCGAAGCCGCTTTGACGATTCCTGGTCCGCACCAGTCCGAAGCCAAGCTGACCTTGGCAAAGATGCTGCTTGCGGGAGAGGGAGGATCGTTCGACATCAACAGGGCCCTGTCGCTCCTGGAACAATCCGGACGTTCCGGGGTGGCAGAGGCAGCCTACATTGCCGGGCGAACGATGGTGGAGCGCCAGATGAATGCGCCCGAGGCGAAGGCCCGGTTGCAAATGGCGCTGCGGCTCGGTTATGGCGCCGCTGCATTCGAACTTGCAGGCCTGGCTGGTACGCCTGAGACAGAGGCTCAATCCATGGCTCGTTTCGGTATCGGGCTGCTCGAACGGCGCGCAGCCTCCGGCGATGCGCGGGCCGCTTATGACCTTGCGACCTATTATCGCGAAACCGCGAGTTCCGATGCGGCATTGAGGGCGGCGCTCGACTGGTATCAAAAAGCAGCTGAACTCGGTCACAAGCGATCGATCTTCTGGATTGCACGTCTGCAGATGGATTCCGTGGGCAGCCTGTTCAATCCCGCGGAGGCAGCACGTTATCTCGATCAGGCGGCTGAGACGGGCGATGTTGAAGCAGCGCAAGAACTGGTCAAGGACTTCACCGAAAGCGGCGATATCAATATTGACCAGACCACATTCGACAAGTGGATGCGGCGTCTCGCCGGCATCAAGGATGCCAAGGCTGTCCTTTACTTCTCGGTTCAGCTCCAGAACACGTTGGAAAATCGCCAAAAGCTTTCTGATGATCTGTTCTCTCAGGTCATGGGTGGTGAGACGCGCGATGTCGACACGCTGATGCGCATCGGCACCATGTTTCGTGACGGAGACGGTGTGATTGCCGATGCACGCAAGGCGCTCGATGTTTTCGGACTGACGGTAGGGCGCCAATCCAAGGACGGAACGGTCCAGTTTGCGCAATTGCTTCTCGAAAAGCCCGAGCTGAGGACAGACGAGCGGCTGACGACGGCGCGCAACGGGCTTGCGGCAACCGCTGCCGCAGGCAGCATCAACGCAATCGTGTTGCGGGGTGATTTCAGCCTCCACGGTGTCGGGCAGGCAGTTGATGTCGATGATGCCATGGCATGGTACTCAAAGGCGCTTGCTGTTCGCCCTTCCGTTCGTGTGCTGAACCGATTGGCAGACGCGGCACTTCTTTCCCCCAACGCCGAGCAGAAAGCTCTCTCCTTGGGATGGCTGGAAAAGGCCGATGCCCTAGGAAGCGATGCGGCGATGCTAAAGCTCGGCAAGCTTTATGCGGAAGGGCAGATCGTTCCTGTGGATGTCAGCAAGGCGACGGAACTGTTGGAAAGAGCGGCAACGAAGGGCAGAACAGATGGGCTTATAGAGCTTGCAAATCTGCATATGCGCATCGGTGGCCCGGATGCCTTTGAAAAAGCCTATGCCATTTTTCAACGGGCGGTCGACAAAGGCAATGTCGAAGCTTCGGTTGAGATGGCGCGTTTTCTCAAGACCAATGGCCGTTTGGCAGAGGCCATTCCGCTTCTTGAAACTGCAGCACGCGCCGGAAACTTCTCTGCGGCAATCGATCTCCATGATGTTCTCTCCGTGCAAGACGGCGAGAGCGCCAAAGCCAAGGAGTTCCTGGAACTCGCCGCAAACATACCAGACCTGCCACCTGCTGATCGTCTCCTGCTGGCTGCGGCCCTGTTGAAATCGCCGGACCCTCTCCTGAACCTGCGTGGTGTCAATCTTGCGAAGGAGATGGCGGGTGCGGGATATCCGGGAGCGGCATCCATGCTGGCCTCGACATATCTTGATGGTGAAAAAAGCGAGCGTAACATCGATGAAGCCCGGCGTGTGCTGGAAACAGGTATTGCTTATGGCGATATCGAAGCCACGATCATGATGGCTGATCTGCTGCTGGATGGCGTTCATACGCCTGCCGATCCGCAGCGCGCTTTGGGCTATTACGATCGTGTCCTTGCTTTGCAGCCGAAAAATCCGTCGATCAATCTGAAGCTCGCCCGCATGTTTGCGGAGGGTATGGGTGTCAAGATCGACAAGACGCGGGCTGCCGCATATCTGCAAACGGCAAGCGATGCGGGCAGTCGTTCGGCTCAACGAGAACTCGGCCTTGCCTATCTCTGGGGAGCGGGCGTGCCGCAGGACAGAGAGCTGGCGAGAGCAAACCTGCAGGCGTCGGCCGATGCCGGGTTTGATCGTGCCTGGCATGACCTTGCCGCTCTGGAAAGCTCGGGGTTTGCGGCGCCGATTGATCCGGAAGCTGCATTCGCCTTTAACTACAAGGGTGCAAAGCGCGGCGACGCTGCGGCGATGATTGACGTCGGACTGTCGCTTCTGTCCGGTTTTGGTGTGCCGCACGACGGCGAGGCGGGTATTGCCTGGCTGGAAAAGGCCGCAGCTACCCGTACCGAGGAAGGGCCGCTTGCCATGTATCGGCTCTACGAGGCGTACAAGTCGGGGCAGGGCGTGGATCGAGACGCTGAAAAGGCGAATGAATGGCTGGCGCGGGCGGCAGCCGCCAACGACCCTTCTGCGATGTTCC
- a CDS encoding right-handed parallel beta-helix repeat-containing protein — MTRDITRSSRPHCQWLPNVTVVQGSLRALALSVCLVFPTGNWSAVSSVAFAQQAAAPQPPAAGKVDAVLSDISANVLKADGASDARQRLSFLDAARAGLTQLKSWAAADAAEAKTALNTLASDGIDADSLVSASISALQQQMAGRIADPQQRTEMRVRMMELIDALSLPELQVAALSGYAAVVAAGDKSSAISLVEKAADRVVSIKDETAKNAALNTLAQTATIIDPNLSSAIADKAISRMWPTRMRGYARYDLALRLLAGKQIEGKPVSAAAAESILAQSANALKKGDLETALLWALAINPEDSEARKKAVGNVADLALKEGKLEWMPVLTTSLADNSDQEDLIEKIVKQRIEAGRGLDAAKLAEYLPESALRAELDFTLATVFAKNDLTKMADASYANGNSVLARLSGAERGVAVVAAAESAISLERLDDAVALVPELRTVRDGGNMLANLAKSLADADKVKDAENLLPYLQGGNDRDKAVSGIARVKVREGDIEAGKNAIEIIVNSRDKGRVQSELARTLAKKGEMDDAKSVALSIQDTEFRIEALLRLASVANDNKASDFDVLVDEAVKVAAGEDKKDNRDKGYLKIVEALTDARKTDAAKQLVDRIDDEKIKARAAGIIGKRAALEGAGDRALTYLASFKGANGDEALKAEVLVAAAANPAMLKFASVQAATIKDHMLRVRTARSIAEANFRSLDVRNLGWGKGSPVDYRVMQQAPKPEGSAPIAPAAAFSDGRLTLARQDGKMSLPEGYTYPDISVSVKTVREGMPLPQPGHAAVTLANLSPYSDKFMEDLAAGNTGLSFAAEAQGIPYPRIIVIQSGVYTLGSLASELDKSSGFPLVTRENDIVTLRAPVLVAEGATLILSGQEAATYRLSATAGSFISVAGTLYVQDTTVTSWDEATGTPRYSDKEKRHVFRPYIIGWSNSRLMIGGSVLDSLGYAAPKSFGLAFSAGPKTVAQQISEPRAPTGIVADNFFHNFEYGFYSYEADEVSLVGNEYRDNVLYAIDPHDRSHRLLIALNTTYDTKAKHGIIVSREVNYSWIVGNVSHTNTGSGFMIDRDSVDNFIYANAAFDNKQDGLTFFESSCNLAVGNRFFDNKRAGIKIRNSWEVGVHENVLENNAQDAIHGYISNLRASPANALRDFEFDPYLPLTTFAASGNRIHGNGGGIKVDGASGFSLSGNDYLNQVGRLIDGDGRAMEGHMLRFNERESVLITSTVCRPKRPEAYHCRFRDSGFFNGDGQSAIFAEDALTDTCTNVSNSVQYENFNGTGGRS; from the coding sequence ATGACACGCGACATCACCCGCTCATCACGTCCCCACTGCCAGTGGCTACCGAATGTGACGGTAGTACAGGGATCATTGCGCGCATTGGCGTTGTCGGTCTGCCTCGTGTTTCCGACCGGCAACTGGTCTGCTGTTTCGTCGGTTGCTTTTGCCCAACAGGCTGCAGCACCGCAGCCCCCGGCGGCAGGCAAGGTCGATGCCGTCCTGTCTGACATTTCTGCAAACGTGCTGAAGGCCGATGGTGCGTCAGATGCCAGGCAGCGCCTGTCGTTTCTCGACGCGGCACGTGCTGGCTTGACCCAGCTGAAATCCTGGGCGGCGGCAGACGCCGCTGAGGCGAAAACCGCGTTGAACACGCTTGCCTCCGATGGCATCGATGCCGACAGCCTGGTTTCCGCCAGTATCTCCGCATTGCAGCAGCAGATGGCGGGCCGCATTGCCGATCCGCAACAGAGAACCGAGATGCGGGTCCGCATGATGGAGCTGATTGATGCTCTTTCCCTGCCCGAACTGCAGGTTGCCGCTCTCAGTGGATATGCGGCTGTCGTTGCGGCGGGCGACAAATCCAGCGCCATCAGCCTGGTGGAAAAAGCGGCCGACCGTGTGGTGTCCATCAAGGACGAGACGGCGAAAAATGCGGCGTTGAATACCTTGGCGCAGACCGCGACGATCATTGATCCCAATCTGTCGTCCGCCATCGCCGACAAGGCTATCTCGCGCATGTGGCCGACGCGTATGCGCGGCTATGCCCGCTATGATCTGGCTTTGCGTCTCCTTGCAGGCAAGCAGATCGAAGGTAAGCCCGTCAGTGCGGCCGCCGCAGAGAGTATTCTGGCTCAGAGCGCCAACGCGCTGAAGAAAGGCGATCTGGAAACAGCATTGCTGTGGGCGCTTGCAATCAACCCTGAAGATTCCGAAGCGCGCAAGAAGGCTGTCGGTAACGTCGCTGATCTGGCGTTGAAGGAAGGCAAACTCGAATGGATGCCGGTGCTGACGACCAGCCTTGCGGACAACAGCGATCAGGAAGATCTGATCGAGAAGATCGTCAAGCAGCGCATTGAGGCCGGGCGTGGGCTCGATGCGGCGAAACTGGCGGAATATCTGCCGGAAAGCGCGTTGCGTGCCGAGCTTGATTTTACGCTTGCAACCGTTTTCGCCAAAAACGATCTGACGAAGATGGCAGATGCTTCTTACGCCAATGGAAATTCCGTTCTTGCGCGCCTGTCTGGCGCCGAGCGGGGTGTTGCGGTTGTGGCAGCGGCAGAAAGCGCGATCAGTCTCGAACGACTGGATGATGCCGTGGCGCTGGTGCCGGAACTGCGGACAGTGCGCGATGGTGGCAATATGCTTGCCAATCTCGCGAAAAGCCTGGCGGATGCCGACAAGGTCAAAGATGCGGAGAATTTGCTTCCCTATCTCCAGGGCGGCAATGACCGCGACAAGGCTGTTTCGGGTATTGCCCGCGTAAAGGTGCGTGAAGGCGACATCGAAGCTGGCAAGAATGCAATCGAAATCATCGTAAACAGCCGTGACAAGGGGCGCGTCCAGTCTGAGCTGGCCCGCACACTCGCCAAAAAAGGCGAAATGGACGACGCCAAGTCAGTCGCCTTGTCCATTCAGGACACGGAATTCCGGATAGAGGCACTGTTACGGCTCGCTTCGGTTGCCAATGACAACAAAGCAAGCGATTTCGATGTACTGGTTGACGAGGCGGTCAAGGTCGCTGCCGGTGAAGACAAAAAAGATAACCGCGACAAGGGTTATCTTAAAATTGTCGAGGCTTTGACCGACGCGCGAAAAACCGATGCTGCAAAGCAGTTGGTCGACCGCATTGACGATGAAAAAATCAAGGCACGGGCCGCCGGAATTATCGGCAAACGTGCAGCGCTGGAGGGGGCCGGTGACAGGGCTCTCACCTATCTCGCCTCATTCAAAGGTGCCAATGGCGACGAGGCGCTCAAGGCTGAGGTTCTGGTTGCGGCTGCTGCCAATCCAGCGATGCTGAAGTTTGCGTCGGTCCAGGCAGCGACGATAAAGGATCATATGCTTCGCGTCCGTACGGCGCGGTCCATTGCGGAAGCCAATTTCCGCTCCCTGGATGTGCGAAATCTCGGCTGGGGCAAAGGGTCCCCGGTTGACTACCGGGTCATGCAGCAGGCACCGAAACCAGAGGGATCGGCGCCAATCGCACCGGCTGCTGCCTTCAGCGACGGACGACTGACCCTTGCTCGACAAGATGGCAAGATGAGCCTTCCAGAAGGTTACACCTATCCCGACATTTCCGTCAGCGTAAAAACCGTGCGTGAGGGCATGCCCTTGCCGCAGCCCGGCCACGCTGCTGTCACGCTTGCCAATCTCAGTCCCTATAGCGACAAGTTCATGGAAGATCTGGCTGCCGGCAATACGGGGCTGTCCTTTGCAGCCGAAGCGCAGGGAATTCCTTATCCACGCATCATTGTCATTCAGAGCGGTGTCTATACGCTTGGCAGCCTTGCCAGCGAACTTGATAAAAGTAGCGGCTTTCCGCTGGTGACCCGTGAAAATGACATCGTGACATTGCGTGCTCCTGTTCTGGTGGCAGAGGGCGCTACGCTGATCCTGTCAGGTCAGGAAGCAGCCACGTACCGTCTTTCGGCGACGGCCGGCAGTTTCATCTCCGTGGCTGGAACGCTTTATGTTCAGGACACAACCGTTACGTCATGGGATGAGGCGACCGGAACACCACGGTATTCTGACAAGGAAAAACGCCACGTTTTCCGACCCTACATCATCGGCTGGAGCAATTCACGGCTGATGATCGGCGGTTCCGTACTCGATTCGCTCGGTTATGCTGCGCCCAAGTCTTTCGGACTGGCCTTTTCCGCAGGCCCTAAAACGGTGGCACAGCAGATCAGCGAACCGCGTGCGCCGACGGGTATCGTTGCGGACAACTTCTTCCACAATTTCGAGTACGGATTCTATTCCTATGAGGCGGACGAAGTCAGCCTGGTGGGCAATGAATATCGCGATAACGTGCTTTACGCGATCGACCCGCACGACCGGTCGCACCGGCTTCTGATCGCCCTTAACACCACGTACGACACCAAAGCCAAACACGGCATCATCGTTTCGCGTGAGGTCAATTATTCCTGGATCGTTGGAAATGTATCCCATACCAACACCGGCTCGGGTTTCATGATCGACCGCGACAGCGTCGATAACTTCATCTACGCCAATGCCGCTTTCGACAACAAGCAGGATGGCCTGACTTTCTTCGAAAGCAGTTGCAATCTGGCCGTTGGCAACCGCTTCTTCGATAACAAACGCGCTGGCATCAAAATCCGCAATAGCTGGGAAGTTGGCGTTCATGAAAACGTTCTGGAAAACAACGCGCAGGACGCCATCCACGGTTATATCAGCAACCTGCGCGCATCACCGGCAAATGCCTTGCGTGACTTTGAGTTCGATCCCTATCTGCCTCTGACGACATTTGCAGCCAGTGGTAACCGCATTCATGGCAATGGCGGCGGTATCAAAGTGGACGGTGCCTCCGGTTTCAGCCTTTCCGGCAATGATTACCTCAACCAGGTTGGTCGGCTGATCGATGGCGATGGCAGGGCCATGGAAGGACACATGCTGCGCTTCAACGAACGTGAGAGCGTGTTGATAACCTCGACGGTGTGCCGCCCGAAACGACCTGAGGCCTATCATTGCCGGTTCCGCGATTCCGGCTTCTTCAATGGTGATGGCCAATCGGCAATCTTTGCCGAGGACGCGCTGACCGATACCTGCACCAATGTTTCAAACTCCGTTCAGTACGAAAACTTCAACGGGACGGGAGGGCGAAGCTGA
- a CDS encoding PilZ domain-containing protein: protein MNMSVVSFEADEQRQHARYKLPLKCVIDQHRYSSIDWSLGGVGVATGSATFEEGKVLPLQLQIPLDGFDVLLPVKAEVRHSSAETGRTGFKYVDTSAAAQRMLRYIHDSYISGEIVEGNDLLDFAKRASGDVKLRPRKSAEAAPGASKVRQAVGIVATLALSLALAAFLASSLYQRLWVFEADSAVVTVDTTPVLAPANGIITNIVTGPVKSGERILTVLTESGQSTSVVASCDCVAESTGPAVDTQVKVGAQVLGLRNADAKPHVVAMVDRSHLMALYNAPHVSVDLPQGTVLHDVTVSQLPKVSEQSAATSDRVAVRIDLGGHDLSSAIGTPASVRFDNGPWFGLNQRFADLKSKFLPK, encoded by the coding sequence ATGAATATGAGCGTCGTGAGTTTCGAAGCGGATGAACAACGTCAGCATGCGCGCTACAAGTTACCGCTAAAATGCGTCATTGATCAGCACAGATATTCGTCAATCGACTGGTCCTTGGGTGGCGTGGGAGTTGCAACGGGCAGCGCAACGTTCGAAGAAGGAAAAGTGCTGCCCCTGCAGTTGCAGATCCCGCTTGATGGCTTCGATGTGCTTCTGCCTGTGAAAGCGGAAGTTCGCCATTCCAGCGCCGAAACCGGGCGTACCGGTTTCAAATATGTCGATACGTCTGCTGCGGCACAACGCATGTTGCGTTACATTCACGATTCCTACATCAGCGGTGAAATCGTTGAAGGCAACGATCTTCTGGACTTCGCCAAGCGTGCCTCGGGAGACGTGAAGCTGCGGCCGCGAAAATCAGCCGAGGCCGCTCCCGGCGCAAGCAAGGTTCGTCAGGCTGTTGGTATTGTTGCCACTTTGGCCCTTTCGCTGGCGCTCGCCGCTTTTCTGGCAAGCAGTCTTTATCAGCGACTTTGGGTCTTCGAAGCCGACAGCGCCGTGGTGACGGTTGACACAACACCAGTTCTGGCGCCAGCCAACGGCATTATCACCAATATTGTGACCGGACCTGTTAAAAGCGGCGAACGGATTTTGACCGTTCTGACCGAAAGCGGGCAAAGCACGTCAGTGGTTGCGTCATGCGATTGCGTTGCCGAGTCGACAGGTCCTGCAGTCGACACACAGGTCAAGGTGGGGGCTCAGGTGTTGGGGCTTCGCAATGCGGATGCCAAGCCGCATGTCGTGGCAATGGTGGACCGCTCGCATCTGATGGCGCTCTACAACGCGCCGCACGTCAGTGTGGACTTGCCGCAAGGCACGGTTCTGCATGACGTAACCGTATCTCAACTGCCGAAGGTCAGCGAACAGTCCGCTGCGACGAGCGATCGGGTCGCGGTCAGGATCGATCTCGGTGGACATGATCTTTCGTCCGCGATCGGCACACCCGCTTCCGTTCGTTTCGACAACGGACCCTGGTTCGGTCTGAACCAGCGGTTTGCGGACCTGAAGAGCAAATTCTTGCCGAAATGA
- a CDS encoding glycosyltransferase family 2 protein, with protein MLFVLALASLIVVVPEGVLFGANTGLLFGLGALAVWRYFWGILHFVRSNIYRSVVFPKMRLRADRHLLQSAENGQAPHAYLIVTSFRIDGDTTAEVYRAAFRAALSSRGGATVVASIVEMSDQRLIRSMHRLICGEKTSVRLVITRINGSGKRDALAYAFRAVSKLEPRADDVVAVIDGDSIVPENLVDRCAGFFADGRVGALTTDETSRVRGKSSFHIWYSLRFAQRHILMSSNGLSRRVLTLTGRMSMFRASVITNPEFIRQVESDYIEHWRLGRLKFLTGDDKSSWYWLLRNNYQMLYLPDVSVATVEDPPTSGFFQAAAQLMTRWFGNMLRTNSRALALGPWRIGYFTWWTIFDQRISMWTSLAGLVMVILIGLFDNPFIFPAYIAWVLLTRYIMTLMLFNSRPRVSIFYPFFIYFNQVFGSIIKTYIFFHLDRQKWTRQKTTLSSSGAGRAVALKNASSTYMHVLSITLFVTLISLLVGQLSVPGIGATTAIFGMR; from the coding sequence GTGCTGTTTGTGCTGGCGCTCGCCAGTCTGATTGTTGTCGTTCCGGAAGGCGTTCTTTTTGGCGCGAACACCGGCCTCCTGTTTGGTCTGGGCGCTCTGGCCGTATGGCGATATTTCTGGGGTATTTTGCATTTTGTACGGTCCAACATTTACCGCAGCGTCGTTTTCCCCAAAATGCGTCTCCGTGCGGATCGCCATCTTCTGCAGAGTGCGGAAAACGGCCAGGCGCCACATGCCTATCTCATCGTAACGAGTTTTCGTATCGACGGCGACACAACGGCGGAAGTCTACCGTGCCGCATTCCGCGCCGCTCTTTCGTCTCGCGGTGGAGCGACTGTTGTCGCGTCGATCGTAGAAATGTCGGATCAGCGCCTGATCCGTTCCATGCACCGACTTATCTGTGGCGAAAAAACCAGTGTCCGGTTGGTCATCACCCGCATCAATGGCAGCGGCAAACGTGATGCATTGGCCTATGCTTTCCGGGCGGTCTCCAAGCTGGAGCCTCGTGCCGACGATGTGGTTGCCGTGATCGATGGCGATTCCATCGTGCCTGAAAATCTTGTCGACCGGTGTGCCGGTTTCTTCGCGGATGGTCGGGTTGGTGCGTTGACAACGGACGAGACGTCGCGGGTCCGTGGGAAATCATCATTTCACATCTGGTATTCGCTGCGTTTTGCACAACGCCACATTCTGATGTCGTCCAACGGCCTTTCCAGGCGTGTGCTGACGCTGACCGGCCGGATGTCGATGTTCCGCGCGTCCGTCATCACCAATCCCGAGTTTATCCGTCAGGTGGAGTCGGACTATATCGAGCATTGGCGTCTTGGCAGGTTGAAGTTTCTCACCGGTGACGACAAGTCGAGCTGGTACTGGCTGCTGCGCAACAATTATCAGATGCTTTATCTGCCTGACGTTAGCGTCGCAACGGTTGAAGATCCGCCGACATCCGGATTTTTCCAGGCTGCAGCGCAATTGATGACGCGCTGGTTCGGCAACATGTTACGCACCAACAGCCGTGCATTGGCACTCGGTCCGTGGCGTATCGGTTATTTCACCTGGTGGACGATTTTCGATCAACGCATCTCGATGTGGACATCGCTTGCCGGTCTGGTGATGGTCATTCTGATCGGGCTGTTCGATAACCCGTTCATTTTTCCGGCCTATATCGCCTGGGTTCTGCTGACCCGCTACATCATGACATTGATGTTATTCAATTCCCGTCCACGGGTGTCGATCTTCTATCCATTTTTTATCTATTTCAATCAGGTCTTTGGCTCGATCATCAAAACCTATATTTTCTTTCACCTCGATCGCCAGAAGTGGACGCGGCAGAAAACAACGCTGTCCTCCAGTGGTGCGGGCCGGGCCGTCGCGTTGAAAAACGCCTCTTCCACATACATGCATGTTTTATCGATTACCCTGTTTGTAACCCTCATATCGTTGCTCGTCGGCCAATTGTCAGTCCCAGGCATTGGGGCGACGACCGCGATTTTCGGTATGCGTTGA
- a CDS encoding MBOAT family protein, with protein sequence MVFSSVLFIFMFLPIAFGVYFSVPFRYKSLVILLFSYLFYGWWRMDYLALLFLVTLWSYIFGKLIYVERTAQSRKRLLVVAITGPLLVLGYFKYCNFFMDSLADLFNGGAPFTSWHARILLPIGISFYIFQAISYLIDIYREDAPPAQNFFDFAAFKALFPQLVAGPVLRYKDLAHQFMYRQHSLELFAEGGIRFFAGLAKKVLIADSVAPIADAIFAKADPTLAEAWLGTIAYSIQLYFDFSGYSSMAVGLGMMMGFRFIENFDCPYVSRSITEFWRRWHLSLSAWLRDYLYIPLGGNRLGTFRTYFNLFITMVLGGLWHGANWTFVLWGVWHGGLLALERLLGIKPSDKRSVVALGGTLLLVMLGWVMFRSLDVHSALDMYRGMIGLNGLAMQPDIAWQIKNFALASLAVGVVVVFIEPWFNRTFPAERLIHMQLSPSTGGVALAATGIVCFLGMVSILKLTADNDSPFLYFQF encoded by the coding sequence ATGGTTTTTTCATCCGTTTTATTCATATTTATGTTTTTGCCAATTGCGTTCGGTGTGTATTTCTCCGTTCCTTTTCGGTATAAATCCCTTGTTATACTTCTGTTCTCCTATCTATTCTATGGGTGGTGGAGGATGGACTATCTTGCCCTGCTCTTCCTGGTCACTCTCTGGAGTTACATCTTCGGAAAGCTGATCTATGTAGAGCGGACGGCACAGTCGCGCAAAAGACTGCTGGTTGTTGCCATTACCGGGCCATTGCTTGTGCTCGGTTACTTCAAATATTGTAATTTCTTCATGGACAGTCTTGCCGACTTGTTCAATGGCGGCGCGCCATTCACATCGTGGCATGCGCGTATCCTGCTGCCGATCGGAATATCCTTTTATATATTTCAGGCGATTTCATATCTTATCGATATCTATCGAGAAGACGCTCCGCCGGCGCAGAATTTCTTTGACTTCGCTGCATTCAAGGCTTTGTTTCCTCAGTTGGTCGCCGGTCCGGTGTTGCGATACAAGGATCTCGCCCATCAGTTCATGTATAGGCAGCATTCCCTGGAGCTTTTTGCCGAAGGCGGCATTCGTTTCTTTGCCGGGCTTGCAAAAAAAGTGCTGATTGCGGATTCCGTGGCACCTATTGCCGATGCCATCTTTGCCAAGGCCGATCCAACCCTTGCCGAAGCCTGGCTTGGAACGATCGCATATTCAATCCAGCTCTATTTCGACTTCTCCGGCTATTCCAGCATGGCTGTGGGATTGGGCATGATGATGGGGTTCCGTTTTATCGAGAATTTCGATTGTCCCTATGTATCGCGGTCAATTACGGAATTCTGGCGTCGCTGGCATCTCAGCCTCTCGGCCTGGCTGCGCGACTACCTATACATTCCACTCGGTGGCAACAGGCTCGGGACATTCAGGACTTACTTCAATCTGTTCATCACCATGGTTCTTGGTGGACTGTGGCATGGTGCAAACTGGACCTTCGTGCTGTGGGGTGTGTGGCATGGTGGCCTGCTGGCTTTGGAACGCCTGCTCGGTATCAAGCCATCGGATAAACGCTCTGTCGTCGCCTTGGGTGGCACCCTGTTGCTGGTGATGCTTGGCTGGGTCATGTTTCGGTCACTCGACGTGCACAGTGCGCTCGACATGTATCGTGGCATGATCGGACTTAACGGTTTGGCCATGCAGCCGGATATCGCTTGGCAAATCAAGAACTTCGCCCTTGCATCCCTGGCTGTGGGTGTTGTGGTCGTGTTCATAGAACCATGGTTTAATCGGACTTTTCCGGCTGAGCGACTGATCCATATGCAACTTTCCCCGTCGACTGGGGGTGTAGCCTTGGCGGCAACGGGCATCGTGTGCTTTCTCGGTATGGTGTCGATACTGAAGCTGACGGCCGACAACGACTCACCCTTCCTCTATTTTCAGTTTTAG